A single window of Streptomyces aquilus DNA harbors:
- a CDS encoding universal stress protein: protein MSTLPVIAAVDGSDDSLRALDWALDAARRRQAPLRVVHVRQYAAWARPDVLAAGPPAPDDDPVLDDVRDRLADIPDRPVTEYLALEGASSTVVPELGSTAQLLVLGSRGRGGFAGLLLGSNGMAAARDAECPVIVVPPPGREVHEEVEVEPGPRVVVGLQVDAPGEATLAFAHTEAALRGARLQVVAAFQWPLQAWAVPGELVPPIVDQDAVENETRTLAEGFLAPHRKRHPDVTVDIYTAPGDAAGHLVAASKDAELVVVGRHRRRLLAPARMMGSVTQAVLLHAASPVAVVPPEAANGERA from the coding sequence ATGAGCACCCTGCCGGTCATCGCGGCGGTCGACGGTTCGGACGACAGCCTGCGCGCCCTGGACTGGGCCCTGGACGCCGCCCGCAGACGGCAGGCACCGCTGCGGGTGGTCCATGTACGGCAGTACGCCGCCTGGGCGCGGCCCGACGTACTGGCCGCCGGGCCGCCCGCGCCGGACGACGACCCGGTCCTCGACGACGTACGCGACCGCCTCGCGGACATCCCCGACCGGCCGGTCACGGAGTACCTCGCGCTGGAGGGCGCATCGAGCACCGTCGTACCCGAACTCGGCTCCACAGCCCAGCTGTTGGTCCTCGGCTCCCGGGGACGCGGTGGTTTCGCCGGCCTGCTGCTCGGCTCCAACGGCATGGCCGCGGCTCGCGACGCGGAGTGCCCGGTGATCGTGGTGCCCCCGCCGGGCCGCGAGGTGCATGAGGAGGTGGAGGTCGAGCCGGGCCCGCGCGTGGTCGTCGGCCTCCAGGTCGACGCCCCCGGCGAGGCGACGCTCGCCTTCGCCCACACCGAGGCCGCCCTGCGCGGCGCCCGCCTCCAGGTCGTCGCCGCCTTCCAGTGGCCGCTCCAGGCCTGGGCCGTCCCCGGCGAACTCGTCCCGCCGATCGTCGACCAGGACGCCGTCGAGAACGAGACCCGCACGCTCGCCGAGGGATTCCTCGCCCCGCACCGCAAACGCCACCCGGACGTGACGGTCGACATCTACACGGCGCCGGGCGACGCGGCGGGCCATCTCGTCGCCGCCTCGAAGGACGCCGAGCTGGTCGTGGTCGGCCGCCATCGGCGCAGACTGCTGGCGCCGGCGCGCATGATGGGCTCGGTGACGCAGGCGGTGCTGCTGCACGCGGCGAGCCCGGTGGCGGTGGTGCCGCCCGAGGCGGCGAATGGGGAGCGCGCCTAA
- a CDS encoding CGNR zinc finger domain-containing protein, which produces MQDSISRDARLALDLALTVRHDGQGGVADDLTDPAGLTAWVQAHPGTVAPGFAAGDAELAAVRELRAAVRALFARAVRPGAPSPADAARLMPVPDAVDLLNTAAARTPTVPVLHWAEDADPVVEHRVPDGEEDLTGVLARAAIAFLTGPDRERLRACHGPRCVRYFLKEHPRQEWCKPACGNRARVARHHERHRRPADSLGQ; this is translated from the coding sequence ATGCAGGACTCGATCAGCAGGGACGCCCGCCTCGCGCTCGACCTCGCCCTCACCGTCCGCCACGACGGCCAGGGCGGCGTCGCCGACGACCTGACCGACCCGGCCGGCCTCACGGCCTGGGTCCAGGCCCACCCCGGCACCGTGGCGCCGGGCTTCGCCGCCGGGGACGCGGAACTGGCCGCCGTACGCGAACTGCGCGCGGCGGTCCGGGCCTTGTTCGCCCGCGCGGTACGCCCGGGCGCCCCGAGCCCCGCCGACGCGGCCCGCCTGATGCCGGTGCCTGACGCCGTCGACCTTCTCAACACCGCGGCCGCCCGCACGCCCACGGTCCCGGTGCTGCACTGGGCCGAGGACGCCGATCCCGTCGTGGAGCACCGGGTGCCGGACGGCGAGGAGGACCTCACGGGGGTGCTCGCACGGGCCGCGATCGCCTTCCTCACCGGTCCTGACCGGGAGCGGCTGCGCGCCTGCCATGGGCCGCGCTGTGTGCGGTACTTCCTCAAGGAGCATCCACGCCAGGAGTGGTGCAAGCCGGCGTGCGGGAACCGGGCTCGGGTGGCCCGGCATCACGAGCGGCACCGGAGACCCGCCGACAGCCTCGGTCAGTAA
- a CDS encoding ATP-binding protein, whose product MGRRSMRSNRTLFERESELAAVDEALGELTGLRPDGAEPGGQRRGALLAFAGPAGLGKTTLMAEVRRRAAARGCTVLSARGGDQEQRVAFHVARQLLQPQFAGAAEADLRARLGSWYDIVGPALGLCAPTDGAPPDPQGLRDGLDWVLTHLAVQRAPMVLVLDDAHWADPESLGWLAAFAPRAEDLPLLMVVAYRPDELPDHAESFRGLPGRAGGRPIDLEPLSAVAVARLVREALGTHADDAFCRECWAVTAGNPFETVELTAKVHDRGLNPTETGAHLLRDLAAAVKGSGLIARLERLGTSTVRFAWACAVLGTEIHPTLAAAVAGLGHEEAADAADALRGARILTGAETLEFVHPLIATAVYRAIPSGVRVALHGQAAWCLINDGQGPSAAARHLLETHPEGDNWVVQQLRAAAAETLRSGAPDAARSYLARALREPPPFEDRAAVLHELGSASLLTEPATTVNHLRAALEEPIADPELRHRIVYRLSQVLAHSDRLAEASDTLAREIRVTDDARVKLRMVSEQFMWDAFRADEPDHPSRSRRLAKLADRLKGRDLTERYIIGLRTWDAVLRGEPAHIALHHAERALAGGLGWAEPDRGFEVPVLVALAFMYADRPGRTEELFAAGIADFERQGWRGAHLSFGYTLLAYLRYRRGRLAEAEDFVRAGLRLAERVGPGTPAHWYAVGILIEVLLARGRVAEAARTAEDYAFSEPFPAAVVFPDAQTVYGELLLARGLTKDAVGQLAAAGRRLDPRGIRNPAWCPWQLHLARAESHDTPERAVTTALEALSRARQFGTPSAIGQALRTAAEVSSGSARVKYLEEAVAHLECSPAGYELACALVALGTELRRTGRAPEAAEQLYRGLDAAVQCGADGLVEEARDELAAAGLRPRRLHSTETDALTSRERTAANLTVEGLGKAEIATELHIDEQTVVRLLSAVYRKTGTDSTGLREALKGT is encoded by the coding sequence ATGGGTCGGCGCAGCATGCGGAGCAATCGGACGCTCTTCGAGCGCGAGAGTGAACTCGCTGCGGTGGACGAGGCTTTGGGAGAGCTCACCGGGCTGCGCCCCGACGGCGCCGAACCGGGCGGGCAGCGCCGCGGCGCGCTCCTCGCCTTCGCCGGACCCGCCGGACTCGGCAAGACCACCCTGATGGCCGAGGTCCGCCGCCGCGCCGCGGCCCGAGGCTGCACCGTCCTGTCCGCCCGCGGCGGCGACCAGGAACAGCGCGTCGCCTTCCATGTCGCCCGGCAACTGCTGCAACCCCAGTTCGCCGGCGCGGCGGAGGCCGATCTCCGTGCCCGGTTGGGCAGTTGGTACGACATCGTCGGCCCCGCCCTCGGCCTGTGCGCCCCGACCGACGGCGCCCCGCCCGACCCGCAGGGCCTGCGCGACGGCCTCGACTGGGTGCTCACCCATCTCGCCGTGCAGCGCGCCCCGATGGTCCTGGTCCTCGACGACGCGCACTGGGCCGACCCCGAATCCCTGGGCTGGCTCGCCGCGTTCGCACCCCGCGCCGAGGACCTGCCGCTCCTGATGGTGGTCGCCTACCGGCCCGACGAACTTCCCGACCACGCCGAGTCGTTCAGGGGACTTCCGGGGCGCGCGGGCGGTCGTCCCATCGACCTCGAACCGCTCAGCGCCGTCGCCGTCGCCCGCCTCGTCCGTGAGGCCCTCGGCACCCATGCCGACGACGCGTTCTGCCGGGAATGCTGGGCCGTCACCGCCGGCAACCCCTTCGAGACCGTCGAGCTCACCGCCAAGGTCCACGACCGCGGCCTCAACCCCACCGAGACCGGCGCCCATCTGCTGCGCGACCTCGCCGCCGCCGTCAAGGGCAGCGGCCTGATCGCCCGCCTCGAACGCCTCGGCACCTCCACCGTCCGCTTCGCCTGGGCCTGCGCCGTCCTCGGCACCGAGATCCACCCCACGCTCGCCGCCGCCGTCGCCGGGCTCGGCCACGAAGAAGCCGCCGACGCCGCCGACGCCCTGCGCGGCGCCCGCATCCTCACCGGCGCCGAGACCCTGGAGTTCGTCCACCCCCTCATCGCCACCGCCGTCTACCGGGCCATCCCCTCCGGCGTCCGTGTCGCCCTGCACGGCCAGGCCGCCTGGTGCCTCATCAACGACGGCCAGGGCCCCTCCGCCGCCGCCCGCCACCTCCTAGAGACCCACCCCGAGGGCGACAACTGGGTCGTTCAGCAACTGCGCGCCGCCGCCGCCGAGACCCTCCGCTCCGGCGCCCCCGACGCCGCCCGCAGCTACCTCGCCCGCGCCCTGCGCGAACCCCCGCCCTTCGAGGACCGGGCCGCCGTCCTCCACGAACTCGGCAGCGCCTCCCTGCTCACCGAACCCGCCACCACCGTCAACCATCTGCGCGCCGCCCTCGAAGAACCCATAGCCGACCCGGAGTTGCGCCACCGGATCGTCTACCGCCTCTCCCAGGTCCTCGCCCACAGCGACCGCCTCGCGGAGGCCTCCGACACCCTCGCCCGCGAGATCCGCGTCACCGACGACGCCCGCGTCAAGCTGCGCATGGTCTCCGAGCAGTTCATGTGGGACGCCTTCCGGGCCGACGAACCCGACCACCCCTCCCGCTCCCGCCGCCTCGCCAAACTCGCCGACCGCCTCAAGGGCCGCGACCTCACCGAGCGGTACATCATCGGCCTGCGCACCTGGGACGCGGTCCTGCGCGGCGAACCCGCCCACATCGCCCTCCACCACGCCGAGCGCGCCCTCGCCGGCGGCCTCGGCTGGGCCGAACCCGACCGCGGCTTCGAGGTACCGGTCCTGGTCGCGCTCGCCTTCATGTACGCGGACCGCCCCGGCCGCACGGAAGAACTCTTCGCCGCCGGCATCGCCGACTTCGAACGCCAGGGCTGGCGCGGCGCCCACCTCTCCTTCGGCTACACGCTCCTCGCCTACCTCCGCTACCGCCGCGGCCGGCTCGCCGAGGCCGAGGACTTCGTCCGCGCGGGACTGCGGCTGGCCGAACGCGTCGGCCCCGGCACCCCCGCCCACTGGTACGCCGTAGGCATCCTCATCGAGGTCCTCCTCGCCCGCGGCCGGGTCGCGGAGGCCGCGCGGACCGCCGAGGACTACGCCTTCAGCGAGCCCTTCCCGGCCGCCGTCGTCTTCCCCGACGCCCAGACCGTCTACGGCGAACTGCTCCTCGCCCGCGGCCTCACCAAGGACGCCGTGGGCCAGCTGGCCGCCGCGGGCCGCCGCCTCGACCCACGCGGCATCCGCAACCCCGCCTGGTGCCCCTGGCAGCTCCACCTGGCCCGCGCCGAGAGCCACGACACCCCCGAACGCGCGGTCACCACGGCCCTCGAAGCCCTCTCCAGGGCCCGCCAGTTCGGCACCCCCTCCGCCATCGGCCAGGCCCTGCGCACGGCGGCGGAGGTCTCCTCGGGTTCAGCGCGGGTGAAGTACCTGGAGGAGGCCGTCGCCCACCTGGAATGCTCCCCGGCCGGGTACGAGCTGGCGTGTGCGCTGGTCGCCCTGGGCACCGAGCTGCGGCGCACCGGGCGCGCCCCGGAGGCCGCCGAGCAGCTGTACCGGGGGCTGGACGCGGCGGTGCAGTGCGGCGCCGACGGGCTGGTGGAGGAGGCCCGCGACGAGCTGGCCGCGGCGGGCCTGCGCCCCCGCCGTCTGCACAGCACCGAGACGGACGCGCTCACGTCCCGGGAGCGCACGGCGGCCAACCTGACGGTGGAGGGCCTGGGCAAGGCGGAGATCGCGACGGAATTGCACATCGACGAGCAGACGGTCGTACGCCTGCTGTCGGCGGTGTACCGAAAGACGGGAACGGACAGCACAGGACTGCGGGAGGCATTGAAAGGGACCTGA
- a CDS encoding N-acetylmuramoyl-L-alanine amidase — MRVPAHRASGHRRTRTVIATAALLLPLLGAAPSGAQTSANSLQLAFASAAAEYQVPQSVLLGVSYLQSRWDAHAGAPSVTGGYGPMHLTDARTALAGAATHHGEGTEDARGDSARTPLLPTAEVPTPAELPARLRTLPKAAELTGLSAQELRTDPAANVAGGAALLADAQKDLGEPLSDDPADWYAAVARFSGADDTATAAAYANDVYDVIRTGEERTTDAGQQVALAPQPGLSPATAQLAETGLRTLDTGGTECPKSVSCEWIPAPYEEFGDNDYGNHDLGDRPAAQSIKYIVVHDTEGAWDGVLNLVQDPTYVSWNYTLRSTDGHIAQHVKAKDVAWHAGNWYINAKSIGLEHEGFLANPDAWYTEAMYRSSARLVKYLAKKYGIPLDRQHILGHDNVPGPTTSTVPGMHTDPGPYWDWRHYFALLGHPFKATAKKNSGVVTIRPGYATNQPEYTGCVTKDVPCAAHGSSEVRLYSGPGESYPLIKDIGRGTAPTTGVNDISSRVSTGQQYAVADRDGDWTAIWYLGQKAWFKNPAKDPTAVPASGRVIMPRAGLKEIPVYGRAYPEASAYPAGVPAQAVSPLPYKVLENQQYVVGDKVPGEYYYAVTFTTDSHKVVVGKDLYYEIQYGHRVAFVRAADVDVRPSR; from the coding sequence TTGCGAGTCCCTGCCCACCGTGCCTCCGGGCACAGACGTACGCGCACCGTCATCGCGACGGCGGCCCTGCTGCTCCCCCTCCTCGGCGCGGCCCCGTCCGGCGCGCAGACGTCGGCGAACAGCCTCCAGCTGGCCTTCGCCTCGGCGGCCGCCGAGTATCAGGTACCGCAGAGCGTCCTTCTCGGTGTCTCCTACCTCCAGTCCCGCTGGGACGCGCACGCCGGGGCGCCGAGCGTGACCGGCGGCTACGGCCCCATGCATCTCACCGACGCCCGCACCGCCCTGGCCGGGGCCGCCACTCACCACGGCGAGGGCACGGAGGACGCGCGCGGCGACAGCGCCCGCACGCCGCTCCTGCCGACCGCCGAGGTGCCGACGCCCGCCGAGCTCCCTGCCCGGCTGAGGACGCTGCCGAAGGCGGCGGAACTGACCGGCCTGAGCGCACAGGAGCTGCGCACCGACCCGGCGGCGAACGTCGCCGGCGGTGCCGCGCTGCTCGCCGACGCCCAGAAGGACCTGGGCGAGCCGCTCAGCGACGACCCGGCGGACTGGTACGCCGCGGTGGCCCGCTTCTCCGGCGCGGACGACACCGCGACGGCGGCGGCGTACGCCAACGACGTGTACGACGTGATCCGTACCGGCGAGGAGCGCACCACGGACGCCGGGCAGCAGGTCGCCCTCGCGCCGCAGCCCGGCCTCTCCCCCGCCACCGCGCAGCTCGCCGAGACCGGCCTGCGCACGCTCGACACCGGTGGCACCGAGTGCCCGAAGTCGGTGTCCTGCGAGTGGATCCCGGCGCCGTACGAGGAGTTCGGCGACAACGACTACGGCAACCACGACCTGGGCGACCGTCCGGCCGCGCAGAGCATCAAGTACATCGTCGTCCATGACACGGAGGGCGCCTGGGACGGCGTCCTCAACCTGGTCCAGGACCCCACCTACGTGTCGTGGAACTACACCCTGCGCTCCACCGACGGCCACATCGCCCAGCATGTGAAGGCCAAGGACGTGGCCTGGCACGCGGGCAACTGGTACATCAACGCCAAGTCGATCGGTCTGGAGCACGAGGGCTTCCTGGCGAACCCGGACGCCTGGTACACGGAGGCCATGTACCGCTCGTCGGCCCGGCTGGTGAAGTACCTCGCGAAGAAGTACGGCATCCCGCTGGACCGGCAGCACATCCTCGGCCACGACAACGTGCCGGGCCCGACCACGTCGACCGTCCCCGGTATGCACACCGACCCCGGCCCGTACTGGGACTGGCGGCACTACTTCGCCCTGCTCGGCCACCCCTTCAAGGCCACCGCGAAGAAGAACTCCGGGGTGGTGACGATCCGTCCCGGCTACGCGACGAACCAGCCCGAGTACACCGGCTGCGTCACCAAGGACGTGCCGTGCGCGGCGCACGGGTCGAGCGAGGTGCGCCTGTACTCCGGCCCCGGCGAGTCCTACCCGCTGATCAAGGACATCGGCCGGGGCACCGCACCGACGACCGGAGTGAACGACATCTCCTCGCGGGTCTCCACCGGCCAGCAGTACGCGGTCGCCGACCGCGACGGGGACTGGACGGCGATCTGGTACCTGGGCCAGAAGGCCTGGTTCAAGAACCCGGCGAAGGACCCGACCGCCGTGCCCGCGTCCGGCCGGGTCATCATGCCCAGGGCCGGCCTGAAGGAGATCCCGGTGTACGGCCGCGCCTACCCCGAGGCCTCCGCCTATCCGGCGGGGGTGCCCGCGCAGGCGGTGTCGCCGTTGCCGTACAAGGTGCTGGAGAACCAGCAGTACGTGGTCGGCGACAAGGTGCCCGGCGAGTACTACTACGCGGTCACCTTCACCACGGACTCCCACAAGGTCGTGGTCGGCAAGGACCTCTACTACGAGATCCAGTACGGCCACCGCGTGGCGTTCGTGCGGGCCGCCGACGTCGACGTGCGGCCGTCCCGCTAG